Part of the Streptomyces sp. HSG2 genome, CGCGTGAAGATCCTCGGCTGCGGCACCTCCTACCACGCGGGGTTGATCGGCGCCCAGATGATCGAGGAGCTGGCCCGTATCCCCGCAGACGCGGAACCGGCGTCGGAGTTCCGCTACCGCAACGCCGTCGTGGACCCCGACACGCTCTACGTCGCCGTCTCGCAGTCGGGCGAGACCTACGACGTGCTCGCGGCCGTGCAGGAGCTGAAGCGCAAGGGGGCCCGGGTCCTCGGCGTGGTCAACGTGGTCGGGTCGGCCATCGCCCGCGAGGCCGACGGGGGCATCTACGTGCACGCGGGCCCCGAGGTCTGCGTGGTCTCCACCAAGTGCTTCACCAACACGACGGTGGCCTTCGCTCTTCTCGCCCTTCACCTCGGGCGGACCCGGGACCTGTCGGTGCGGGACGGCAGGCGGATCATCGACGGTCTGCGCAGGCTGCCCGAGCAGATCTCCCAGATCATGAAGCAGGAAGAGGAGATCAAGAGGCTGGCGCTGCACTACGCAGAGGCCCGCTCGATGCTCTTCATCGGCCGCGTACGGGGCTACCCGGTCGCCCGCGAGGCCTCGCTGAAGCTCAAGGAGGTCTCCTACATCCACGCCGAGGCCTACCCGGCCTCCGAGCTCAAGCACGGCCCCCTCGCCCTGATCGAACCCGCGCTGCCCACGGTGGCCGTCGTGCCGGACGACGACCTGCTGGAGAAGAACCGGGCCGCCCTGGAGGAGATCAAGGCTCGCAGCGGCCGGATCCTCGCGGTGGCCCACCAGGACGAGCCCAAGGCCGACCACACCGTGGTGGTGCCGAAGAACGAGGACGAACTGGACCCCATCCTCCTGGGGATCCCGCTGCAACTCCTCGCATACCACACGGCCCTCGCCCTGGGGCGGGACATCGACAAGCCGCGGAACCTCGCCAAGTCCGTGACGGTGGAGTAGTCACCGGAGGCCGCGAAGGGACCGGGCTCCGGGCGCACCACACGCCCGGAGCCGTCCGTCGGGAACTCGCGAGCCCCTGGGCGGTCCCGGCCGCGGTCAGGGAATGACCACCACCGGCCGACGCGCCCGCTTGGCCAACCGCCCGGCGACCGAGCCGAAGAGCCGCGCGAAGAGCCCGTGGGCGCAGCCCACCACGATCGCGTCGGCCTCGTACTCGCGTCCCACCTGCTCCAGCTCGTGGCAGATGTCCCCACCGCGCTCGACCAGGATCCACGGCACCTCGCCCAAGGGCTCGGCACAGGCCAGCTCAAGGCCCAGGACTTCGGTGCGGTGGTCGGGGACGTCCACGAAGACGGGCGGCTCACACCCCGCCCAGACCGACGCGGGCAGTCGGTTGGCGACATGGACGATGATCAGTCCGGCGGCGTGGCGACGCGCCATGCCGACGGCGTAGGCGAGCGCGCGCTCGCTGGATCTGGAGCCGTCGAAACCGACGACGACCCCGTGCCGGAAGGCGGGGTCGCACGCCTGGCGCGATTCCTCCGCCGCCAGGGGCTCGCCCGATCCGGGTTCGGCGAGGGGACGCTTGCGGTCCGCGGGTTCGAAGAATTCGTGACCGGTCATGGCTGTCTCGGGGTGGCAGTCCTCTTCGGGCGGGACGACAGGGTGTGGCGCCTGTGTCCGGGAATCATCTTCCCAACCCCATACCCCCAAGGGTACGACCGCACTCCTCCCCCGGCGGATTCCGCGACGCGCTGTCGCGAGACACCCACCGGAACGTGTCCGGCGCCCCGTTCGCGGCGCGATGGCCGGTACGTCGCACTCGGGGGCGCCGGCCCGGCCGGTGCCCCAGGCGTCCGCGACACCCGACCGCCCGCGAGACGCCGCCCCCTCGCCCGGATCGGCGGCCGGCATCGCGGAACGCGCCCCTCCACGATCCCTCGGAGCCGGCCCTCGGCCGGCGGATCCCGCGCCCGCTCTCCGGCCACCGATCCCGAATCCCGGATTCCACGGCGGCTGCCGCCGAGGCCGGGAGTGACGGACCGGCGACGACCACGCGTACGCGCCCCGCACGTGCCGCGCCCTCCCAAGCCGGGCGACGGGGAGGGCGGCGGGCGTCGACGGACCGCGGGGAGCCGACGAGGGCGGGATCAAGGGCTATACACCGGGCGGCTGACCGGTTTCCACGCCCACACGCGCACCTTTTCAGCCAACTTTCGAAGAAGGGCCTCACCCTCCCCCGGCGACCCCCCATTCAGGCCCCCACCTGCATGAACAAGGCCGCTCGAGCCCCCCGGACCCTACGGGGACAAGCCACCACCCCGAGGCGCACTTCCCAGCGACGCCCCAGAGTGCAACGCTTCGTGATCGAATGCTTCACGCCAAGTTGCCATGTCGACAATGTCCGAAGTGCCGAACCAGCCATCCGGGCTCGACGCGACACAGTAGATTCGATCTTGACTGTCCACGGCGGGGGACCCGTGCAGGACCGAGGGGAAACGTGCAGGAGCGACATCACCGGGGAGCCGCGACCATCGAGGGGGGCTTAGCAGAAATGAGCCACGACGCCACCGCCGCGCCGGAAGCCGCGGCCCGGAAGCTGTCCGGGCGTCGGCGCAAGGAGATCGTCGCGGTGCTGCTCTTCAGCGGCGGTCCCATCTTCGAGAGTTCCATACCACTGTCGGTGTTCGGGATAGACCGCCAGGACGCCGGCGTACCGCGCTACCGACTGTTGGTGTGCGCGGGTGAGGACGGCCCCCTGCGGACCACAGGGGGTCTGGAACTCACCGCGCCACAGGGCCTGGACGCCATCGCCCGCGCGGGCACGGTCGTCGTGCCGGCCTGGCGTTCGATCACGTCGCCTCCGCCGGAGGAGGCGCTCGACGCGCTACGCCGAGCGCACGAGGAGGGCGCTCGTATCGTCGGACTGTGCACCGGGGCCTTCGTCCTGGCCGCCGCCGGACTCCTGGACGGGCGCCCGGCGACGACCCACTGGATGTACGCGCCGACCCTGGCCAAGCGCTACCCGTCGGTCCATGTGGACCCCCGGGAGCTCTTCGTCGACGACGGCGACGTCCTGACCTCGGCGGGCACGGCGGCCGGCATCGACCTCTGCCTGCACATCGTGCGCACCGACCACGGGAGCGAGGCGGCCGGCGCGCTGGCCCGCCGGCTGGTGGTGCCACCGCGACGCAGTGGCGGCCAGGAGCGCTACCTGGACAGGTCTTTACCCGAGGAGATCGGCGCCGACCCACTGGCCGAGGTCGTCGCCTGGGCGCTGGAACACCTCCACGAGCAGTTCGACGTGGAGACGCTGGCGGCGCGCGCGTACATGAGTCGTCGGACCTTCGACCGGCGGTTCCGTTCCCTGACGGGCAGCGCCCCCTTGCAGTGGCTGATCACCCAGCGGGTCCTGCAGGCACAGCGCCTGCTGGAGACCTCCGACTACTCGGTGGACGAAGTCGCCGGGCGGTGCGGCTTCCGCTCCCCGGTGGCACTGCGCGGTCACTTCCGGCGGCAGCTGGGCTCGTCGCCGGCGGCCTACCGGGCGGCCTACCGGGCCCGCCGGCCACAGGGGGAACGCCCCGCGGACCTCGGCGCCGTCTCGATGGCGTCGCCGCGCGGGACGGGCCCCGGCGAGGGCCCGGTCCCGGTGACGCCCCCGCAGCCGGAGCCCTCGGTGCCCTTCCCGCCCCGTCGGACCGCGGCGCCGGTCGGCGCCCCGATCCTGTCGGAGCACGCCCGCGACGGCTATCTGCCCGTCCGCGCCGGGGTGCCGGGGCAGCGCGGCGGGATGTGACGGTCCCGGTGTCCGACCGCCCTGCCCGGTGGCCGGACACCCGCGGGGCATCGGCCCCCCGGCCCTCGCCCGCGTGTGACACGCGGGCGAGGGCCGGGGGGCCGAACCCCTTCGCGAACCCGCCCCGGGGAGGAGTGAGAGGTGCGGAATACAGTGGTCGCATGAACGATCGCATGGTGTGGATCGACTGCGAGATGACCGGCCTCTCGCTGTCGGACGACGCACTCATCGAGGTGGCCGCCCTCGTCACCGACTCCGAGCTGAACGTGCTCGGCGACGGCGTGGACATCGTCGTCCGGCCGCCGGACCGGGCGCTGGAGACCATGCCGGACGTGGTGCGGGAGATGCACACGGCGTCGGGGCTGCTGACCGAACTCGCGGACGGCACGACGCTGGAGGACGCGCAGGAGCGGGTGCTCGCCTACGTACGGGAACACGTCAAGGAGCCCGGCAAGGCGCCCCTGTGCGGCAACTCCGTCGGCACCGACCGGGGCTTTCTCCTCAGGGACATGCCGGCGCTGGAGTCCTATCTCCACTACCGGATCGTCGACGTGTCGTCGATCAAGGAGCTGGCCCGCCGCTGGTATCCCCGGGCCTACTTCAACAGCCCGGAGAAGAACGGGAACCACCGCGCGCTCGCCGACATCCGCGAATCCATCGCGGAGCTTCGCTACTACCGGGAGGCCGTCTTCGTCCCGCGGCCGGGCCCCGACTCGGACACGGCCAAGACCATCGCGGCCAGGCACGTCCTGCCCGCCTCGTAGGCGTCGCCCCGGCTCCCCCGGCGGCGGCGCCGAGCGAGGTGCGCGAGCACACTCCGGGACCCTGTACACTTCTTCTCGGCCGGTAGGGGAGACCCACCGACAGCCCCTCGGGGCCGGCGACCGGTCGTGGTGGGTGTAGCTCAGTTGGTAGAGCACCTGGTTGTGGTCCAGGTGGCCGCGGGTTCAAGTCCCGTCACTCACCCTGATGAAACAGCGGTCGGGCCCGGCGCTTCCATGGAAGCGCCGGGCCCGACCGCTTTCCGCCCCGCGAGCACAAGCCCCGCACCGCGGCCCTCCTCTCCTCCTTCGTCGACCCCGCCGCCCGGGATGCGCGGGGAACCGGGGGCGAACACCCCTCGACGGACGACGGTCGAGGCAGTCGCGGGGGTCCACCAGAGGGGGGATGCCGGCGGGCCCTACCGGGCCAGTCGAGTTTCGTCGAGCCGCGGGACAGACACGCGAGGTCGGCCGTCCTAGCCTCGGTAAGTGGGACAACCAAAGGACGACAGAAGGAGAGCAACCGATGACCAGCACGATCAAGGACCTCCCGGGCAGCCCTCTCGACGAGACCGAACAGGGAACGATGGTCCGCTCCGGGTTCGTCGTCAGCGCGACCTTCACCATCTACGTAGGGGTCGCCGTCGGTAGCTTCGGGCTCTCGCTCGGGGTGGGACACATGGTCGCCAACGGCTGAGAAGCACTCGACGCGACACGTCACCACATCACAAGGAGACTCAGATGGACCTGACCACACTCGTCCGGCACCTCGACGAGACCCGCCCGGAGTTGGTCGAGGGCGACCCCGGACTCTCACCGCTCGACTCCACGGTCGTCTCGGCCGCACCCGCAGTAACCTTTGCCGCCGCCTTCTTGGTGGGGGCCGGTGCCGGGATCGGCGCCTTGGCCGGCGGCATCAGCTTCGGAGGTTGAACCCTTCCTCCCCGACCCGAAGGCCGGGGAGGCCTCGAAGGAGGCATGATGCCGCGGAGCGAGTGCGGCAGTCGGGGTGCCGGAGGGAGTCGGCACCCCGCCGCTATCGGGGCGAAACCGGGCAGTTAGCCACCCCGCAGGCATCAGCGACCCGGATCAGCCGCGCCGCCTCCCCCAGCGCGGCACGGAGAACGACGGGATCCGTCGTCTCCTCCACCCCCCGAGGCGGCAGCAGCCACTCCGCTCCGTCCGGCGGCGGGGAGGAAGTCGTGCGGCGCCCCGCCCCGGAAGCCCGAGAGCACGTGCTGCCGGGCACGTCCCAGTCCGCCGCCGTCCCGGCCGGCACCAGGAAGCCGAGGGTGTCGCGGCCGTCGTCGTGCAGCACCGGCCCGACGGCCTCGCGGTCGCCCCTCCTGAGAATGTCGACCGCTTCCAGACCCTGACGCACCGGAACGGTGACCACGTCGCAGCCGACACACGGGCCACCGCGATCACGGCGGCGCACGATCCGGTCGGACTCGATCCCGGTCTTCATACCGGCCTCCACCACGGAACTCCTCCTCGGAACCAGACACCCGGGGGTCGGCCGCCTCCCGGTCGTCCGGTCCAACGCGTCGCGTCGTCAACGGCTACGGCGGAAGTTGGCCGCAAAGGATGGCAGTTCATGGCGGATCACGGATGAGATATCCGGTTTGTAGCCAAACATCGCATGGCGCGGTCGATACAGCGGGTACGTTCGTGCTCGCCGGAAACAGGGTGGCAAACGGGACGACTTCTCACATCACCCCCCAACCCTCCCCGGTCCGGCATGGTTCGACGGTTCGCACGAGAGGGCCCGGCCATGGCGTCGTCAACGGTGACCCCACCTCAACCCGAGCGGTCACCGCAACCCAACACGGTCTTCCGAGGCCTGCGCGGTCGGCGCTCGCCCGCCGAGTTCGCGGCGGCGGTCCGCCGGGCCGCCCGGGAGATCGGCGAGCGGGTCAGTTGTGACGCGCGGTACATCGGGCGGGTCGAGTCGGGCGAGATCCGCTGCCCCAACTACGCCTACGAGCGAGTGTTCCTGCACATGTTCCCCGGACGCTCGCTCACCGACCTCGGCTTCGCCTCACGGTCGTCCGTCCGAGGACGCCGGATGCGCGAGTACGGAGGGCAGCCCGGATCGTACGGGGCGCCGAACCCCCTCATCACGCAAGACGACTACGAGGAGAGCGACGTGCTGCGTCGCGCGTTCATGACCGGAGGAGGCGCCACCGTGGCCGCCGCCTCCCTGGGCCCGATGGGCCTCACCCGGGAGGCCGCGGCCGTGCCACGCGCGCGGCGCCCCGGGTCCAGTGACGTGGGAGCCCTGGAGGAAGCCGTCCGCCGCATCCGCGTACTGGACGACCGGCACGGCGCCGACGGCCTGTACCAGCGGGCCGCCGCGCCGCTGCGCGCGGCCTACGCCCTGCTGGACGCCGGGGCCACCCGGCAGCGGACCGCGGACCGGCTGTACTCGGGAGCGGGTGAACTCGCCATCTCGGTGGGCTGGCTGGCCCACGACTCCGGGCGGTTCGACGACGCCCGCTCGCACTACGCGGAGGCGCTGGCCACCGCCCGCACCAACGGGGACGCCGGGCTGGAGGCCCACGCCTTCTGCAACACGGCGTTCCTGGCACGCGACACCGGCCGCCCCCGAGAGGCGGTCCGCGCGGCCCAGGCGGCCCAACGGGCCGCCGACCGGTTGGGCTCCCCCCGCCTGCTGTCCCTGCTGGCCCTGCGCGAGGCCGGCGGATGGGCGGGGCTGGGCGACCGGACCGCCTGCGCCCAGGCGCTGGCCCGCGCGCGGGCGCTCCACGCCCGAGGACCCTCGGACGACGACCCGGAGTGGATGACCTTCTACGGGGAGGCCGAGTTGGAGGCGCTGGAAGCTCAGTGCTGGTCGGCGATGGGCGACTGGTCCCGAGCCGCACGGCACGCCCGGCGCGCGGCCGACCCGCAGGACCCGCACTTCGCCCGGAACGCCGCGCTCTACGCGGCGGAACTCGCCGACGACCTCGCGCGCGGCGGACGCCCCGACGAGGCGGCGGCGGCCGGGACGCGAGTGCTCGACCTGTCGGACCAGGTCCAGTCCGCGCGGGTACGGGCGATACTGGACGGTACGGCCCGGGTGTTGGCGCCGCACCGACGGGCGAGCGGTGTCTCGGCGTTCCTGGAACGGCACGCGGCCCTGACCCGATCCACGTGATCCACCCAGCTTCGCTTCACCACCGGGCTGAAGCCCGGTGCACTGCGAACAGCCCCTTGGCGAACCGAGCCGTCCCCTCACGTGAGCGAACCGAGGCACGGGCCAGGTGTGGCGCGGCGGCGTCGACCACTTCTCCCATCACGCCAGGAGGCCGGTCGCCTTCGCCACCCTCCACGCCCCGCCGCCCCGGAGGGGAAAAGCAGCCGCACGGCCCCTCCGGTCAGACCTCCGTCAGGTGCCCCACGTCGTTCCAACTCTCGATGGCGGGTTCCCCGTAGGCCCAGCCGAGCACGGAGAGGGAGGCCGGACTCAGCCGGATCCGCGCCCCGAACCCCACCGGGAGCCCCAACCACCGCGCCCCGACGGCCCGCAGGATGTGGCCGTGGGCGAAGACCAGCACATCGCGGTCGGCCTCCCTGGCCCAGGCCACGACCTCGTCGGCGCGGGCGGACACCTCCGCCGGGCTCTCCCCCCGCGGCGCGCCGTCCCGCCAGAGCAGCCACCCGGGCCGGGCGGCGGCGATCCTCGCGGGGGTCAGTCCCTCGTACGAGCCGTAGTCCCATTCCCGAAGCACGTCCCAGGTGCGGGCGCGTTCGCCGAACCCGGCGAGTTCGCACGTCTCCCGGGCACGGCGGAGCGGACTGGTGCGTACCTCCAGGCCGGACGGGGCCTCCGCGTCGATCCCGAGGAGCCGCGCGCCGAGCGACTCGGCGCCGCGCCGCCCCTCGTCCAGCAGCGGCAGGTCCGTCGCGCCGGTGTGCCTGCCGGACAGCGACCACTCGGTCTGCCCATGCCGGGCCAGCAGGACGCGCGGTGCCATGGGGGCCCTCCGGGAAGCGAGCGGACGGTGCCGTTCCATCATCGCGCACCGCGCCGAGGGGCAACCCTCGGGGGGATCGAGGCGTCTCTCAGGGTCGGGGGCTCCCGGGGGAGGACACGCTCTACGCCGTTAGAGTGACACGTCCGGCCGGCGCCGGGGCGCTGGAGAACACCGACGAAGGGGGCGGGCGACCGGATGCGGCACACCGACATACCGGACGCCGAGGCGACCGCCCGGCTCCGCTGGTGGACCGAACTCCCGTTGATCCTCGTGGTCTACGCCTGCTACTCCGTCGGGCGCCTGCTGGTGCGCGGCGACGTCTCGGACGCCGTCGACCACGGGCTGGCCATCCTCCGGATCGAACAGGCGCTCCGCCTCGACGCCGAGCACCCGCTGAACCGACTCTTCACCCGCGAGCCCTGGATCGGCGTCCCCGCCGACTTCTGGTACGCCTCGCTCCACTACCTGGTCACACCGGCGCTGCTGGTGTGGCTCTTCCGGTCCCGGCGGGTGCGCTACCGGGCCGCCCGGACCTGGCTGATGACCTCGACCTTCATCGGCATGATCGGCTTCACCGCGCTGCCCACCTGCCCGCCGCGGCTGCTGCACGAGCGGTACGGCTTCGTCGACACGATGGCGCAGTACAGCTCCTGGGGGTGGTGGGGCAGCGAGGCCAGCGCCCCGCGTGGTCTGGGCGGCATGACCAACCAGTACGCGGCGATGCCCAGCCTTCACGTGGGCTGGGCCCTGTGGTGCGGGGTGATCCTGTGGCGGTACGGGGGCACGCGCGCGACCAAGGTGATCGCCGTGGTCTACCCGCTGGTGACCACGGTGGTGGTGATGGGCACCGCCAACCACTACTTCCTCGACGCCGTCGCCGGGGCGGGCGTGATGGCGGTGGGGCTGTGGTTGACCCCCCACGTCACCCGCGGTGTGGACCGGCTCCGCACCCGGGTCGCCGAGCGGGCACCGGACCGCCCCTCCACCTCGATCACCGGTCCGAGGCCCGTCGCCGTGACGCCCTCTCCCATCCCGGTTCCCCGGTCCGGTGGCGAAGCGGAACCACCCGCTGTCGGTCGCGGATGTCACACTCTCGCGCGTGAGCGAATTCCACGCGGGCGCGAGCCCGGGATCCCCGCCGAGGCCGACGCCGCTCCCGCGGGCGCGGGGGAGGGCGCTGCGGCACCGACTCGCTGAGCTGCGAGGCCCCGGCACGCCCGCGAAGCCCCTCGACGCCCGCGCGCTGGCCGCCCTCGCGGCCAACCCGGGCTGCGCGCGCCGGACCGTCCTCGACGGCGCCGGCGTCGACAAGGCGGCACTGGCCCGTGCGCTGGGCGCCCCCGCCGTCTTCGGCCGATCACAGTTCGCCTTCGCCCGGGGGAACGCCTTCGAGGCACGGGTGAAGGCGGACGGCGGCGCGCAGCTGCTGGGGCTGGTGCGCGATCTGCTCGCTCCGGACACCGGCCGGCCCGGGGAGGCGGAGGTGCCCGATCTCACCGCGACCGGCCCCGAGGGGCGGGTTGCCCGCACCGCGCTCGCCCTGCGGGAGGCGACCGCGGCCGGACGTTGGACCCTGCTGGACCACCCCCTGCTCGTCCTCGACGTCGCGGGCGTACCCGCGTTCCTGGAACCGGACGCGGTGGTCGTCCACCCGGACGGCGTCTGGACGGTCGTGGAGGTGAAGTCCTTCCCCATCCTCGACGGCACCGCGGACCCGGCGAAGGTGGGCGCGGCGGCCCGACAGGCCGCGGTGTACGTCCTGGCGCTGGAGGAGGTGGCCGGCAGGCTGGGCCCGACGCGGCGGGAGCGGGTGGACCCCCGGATGCTCCTGGTCTGCCCTCGTGACTTCGGCAACTCCCCGACGGCGTGCGCCGTCGACGTCCGCCGGCAGCGGGCGGCGACACGCCGGATGCTCGGCCGGCTGACCCGGGTCGAGGAGATCGCCGATTCCCTGCCCGAGGGGATCCGTTTCTCCCCCGAGCTCCCGGCGGACCGGCTTGCGACCGCCGTGGGCGCGGTGGAGGCGGTCTACGTCCCCGAGTGCCTGGCCACCTGCGAGTTGGCCTTCCACTGCCGGGCGGAATCCCGGGACTCCGGAGCCGTGACCGCCCTGGGGCGGCCCGTGCGGGCGGAACTCGGCGCGCTGACCGGCGTGGCCGAGGTCCTGGCGGCGGCGCGTGGCGAGCGCGGCGACCCGGACGATCCCACGGTGGCGATGCTGCGCCGAGCGTCCCTGCTGCGCGCCGAGGCACTGGCGAGCACGGATCGGGGGGCGAGGTGTCACTGATCGGAACGCTCGCCCGACTGGAGGCGGTCTCGGTCGGGCGCGCCCGACCGAACGCCACGGTGCTGCACCGGCACCTGTCCGACCGGCCCCTGGTCCTGGTGCCGTTCACGACCGCGGGAGAGGTCGGAGCACCGGTGGGCGCACTGGTGGGCACCGACCGCGAGGCACCGCGCCTGCTGGTGGTACCGCAGCCGCGTGATCGGGAGCTGAGGTTCGGCTTCCTCGCCGAGCTGGCCGACGTGGTCCTGCCGTACCTGGAGTCGCACGCGAGCGTCGTGGAACCGGCCGAGCGCGCGGACACCGACCCGGAGACGGGCCGACGGGTCAAGGTCGAGGTGGAACTGTGCGCGGACGCCGGTCAGCTGATCGTGCCGAGTCGGGCGGGGATCGACCTCGTCCGCCTGTTGGGCCGTTCCACCCGCTTCCGGCGATCGGCCGAGCAGGATCCGGAGGCTCCGTACCCGGCGCCGCCGGGGGTGCCGCTGCTGGGGCGCTGGCTGACCCACTACGGGGAGCGGGCCCGGGTTCCCGGCTCCTCGCTGCTGCTGGCCGTGACCGACCTGCTGGCCCGACACTGGGCGACCGGCCAGTCCGCGCTGGAGGACCGGCATCTCGGCGCCCTGCTGGCCTGGATCGACCCGCCGAAGGGGGTGTCGGGCGCGGCGGCGGCGCTCCACGCCGAGCTGGCCAGGGACGCCGACGGCCAGCTGCTGTGCCCACCGGCCGGGCCGGCCACCGATCCGGCCTTCGACAACCGTCGATTGGCACCGGCCGTCGAGCGGTACGACCGGGCGCGCGCGGCACTGGCCACGGCGGTGGAGGGGCAGGGCGCCGACCGGCTCCTCGGCGCGGTGTCCGAGGCGGAGGGGGAGATCGCCGCGCTGGTGGCCGACCTGGCGCGGCCCACCTGGGAGGCGGTCTGGCGAGGCCTGGACCTGTTGCGGACGCTGCCCGTGGGCGCGCGTGTCGAGGAGCGCTGGACCCGGGACCGCTGGTCCTTCACGTCGCATCGGGATCGGGTCGTCGCGGGCGAACCTCCCCGACCACGCCACGACGACGCCGTCACGGCCGCGACCAGGCTCGCGGGCCGGGAGCGGGAACAGGCGCGGCTCGATGCGCAGGAGGCCCTGGACGATCCGCTGGTGATGGCCGGCCGCCGGCTGGCGGGAGAGGCGTTCCGCGGCGAGATCGTGGAGGTGGTGATGGCGTACGGGGAGGGCAAGCGGCCCGTGCCGCGCCCATTGATCACGGTGCGCACCGACGACCGGCCGCGGTGCGACCCAGGGACCAGGGTCCATCGCTCGCTGGACGGTCGGCCGCAGACCGCGGAGTTCGTCCGGGAGGAGGGCGAGGGGGTCCTGGTCCTGCGGATCCTGGACCGGATGGGTCGCGGGCGGGAGCCGGCCGCGGGCTCGGTTCCCGAGCGGGGGGAGAGCGTCTGCTTCACCCTCTTCGCGCATGAGCAACGCGGTGGGCCCCGGCTGCCCGACCCCTCCCGGACGCCTTGGACGCACGGGGGACCGCGCGGCGGGGAGACCGAGGCCGAGGCACCGGACACGGACACCGAGGAGGACGTTCTGTGATGGCGACGGCGACGGAGCCCGATTCCGCCGGCCCCGGTGGCGCGGTAGACCCGGGGGCCGAGGCCGCCCGGGCCACGGCGGCGATCCTCCGGGACACGCTGCACGGCTCCGCGCGCGGGGTCGTCGTGGACTCCCCGCCCGGGGCCGGCAAGTCCACCCTGGTCGTGCGGGCGGCCCTGGAGCTCGTCGCCGCCGGCCGCCCGCTGATGGTGGTGGCGCAGACCAACGCACAGGTGGACGATCTCGTCCTGCGGATCGCCGAGCGAAGCCCGCGGCTTCCGGTGGGTCGCCTGCACAGCAGCGACGCGGACCCCTACGACCCGGCGCTCGACGCGCTGCCGCAGGTACGCAAGTCGGCCAAGGTCTCCGAGCTGGACGGGCTCACCGTGGTCCTGTCGACCGCGGCGAAGTGGGCCCATGTGCGGGTGGACCGGCCGTGGCCGCACGCGATCGTCGACGAGGCGTACCAGATGCGCTCGGACGCGCTGCTGGCCGTGGCGGGCCTGTTCGAGAAGGCGCTGTTCGTCGGCGATCCCGGACAGTTGGACCCGTTCACCACGGTCGACGGCGACGAGTGGGCCGGGCTCTCCCACGATCCGTCGGCCTCGGCGGTCTCGGCGCTCCTGGCGCACCATCCCGGCCTGCCACAACACCGGTTGCCGGTGTCCTGGCGACTTCCGGCGTCGGCGGCTCCGCTCGTCTCCGCCGCCTTCTATCCCTTCACCCCGTTCCGCAGCGGCACCGGACCCGGCGAGCGCGAGCTGCTCTTCGCGGTCCCGCCGGACGGCTCGGGACCGGACCGGGTGATCGACGAGGCGGCGGCCACGGGGTGGGGGTTGTTGGAGCTGCCCGCGCGGCGCACCCCGAGGACGGACCCGGAGGCGGTGGGGGCGGTGGCCTCGGTGGTGCGCCGGTTGCTGGACCGGCGTGGCGCCGCGACATCCGAGCGCGGCCCGGATCCGGTCCCGCTGACCGCCGATCGGATCGCCGTGGGCACGGCCCACCGGGATCAGGCGGCGGCGGTGCGGGCCGCTCTGGAGCGGCTCGGGGTCGTCGGGGTGACCGTCGACACGGCCAACCGCCTGCAGGGGCGCGAGTACGACGTGACGGTCGTGCTGCACCCGCTGTCCGGCCGACCCGACGCCACCACCTTCCATCTGGAGACCGGCCGACTGTGCGTGCTGACGTCGAGGCACCGCCACGCCTGCGTGGTGGTGTGCCGCGCCGGTGTCGACGACCTGCTGGACGGCCATCCCTCCACCGAGCCCGTACGGCTGGGCGTGGTGGTCAGGTTCCCCGACGGATGGGAGGCCAATCACGCGGTGCTGGCCCACCTGGCGCGCCACCGGGTGCCCTGGTCGGGCTGACGGCGTGGAGGTCGGCCGTGCCGGGGCCCCCGCCGCGGCGGGGCACCGGGCGAGTGCGCGGTCCCCGCTTCGGGCACCCGGTGGGCGCGGACCGGGGTCCGGCGGCGAGCGGCGCCGGAGGATCGGGGCCGGGGGCCGTCCACCCGGTGGGTGGTGGGCTCGTCGGGGGGCGGGCCACTCCGCCGGTCTCCGGCCGGAG contains:
- a CDS encoding histidine phosphatase family protein, yielding MAPRVLLARHGQTEWSLSGRHTGATDLPLLDEGRRGAESLGARLLGIDAEAPSGLEVRTSPLRRARETCELAGFGERARTWDVLREWDYGSYEGLTPARIAAARPGWLLWRDGAPRGESPAEVSARADEVVAWAREADRDVLVFAHGHILRAVGARWLGLPVGFGARIRLSPASLSVLGWAYGEPAIESWNDVGHLTEV
- the glmS gene encoding glutamine--fructose-6-phosphate transaminase (isomerizing) → MCGIVGYIGKRDVAPLLLEGLQRLEYRGYDSAGIVVTSPKAAGLRMVKAKGRVRDLEAKVPARFKGTTGIAHTRWATHGAPSDENAHPHMSADGEVAVVHNGIIDNASDLRRKLEADGVEFLSETDTEVLTHLVARSEAATLEDKVRDALRVVEGTYGIAVMHAAFPDRVVVARNGSPVVLGIGEKEMFVASDIAALVTHTRQIVTLDDGEMATLKADDFRTYTTEGTRTTAEPTTVEWEAASYDMGGHDTYMHKEIHEQADAVDRVLRGRVDDRFSTVHLGGLNLDAREARRIRRVKILGCGTSYHAGLIGAQMIEELARIPADAEPASEFRYRNAVVDPDTLYVAVSQSGETYDVLAAVQELKRKGARVLGVVNVVGSAIAREADGGIYVHAGPEVCVVSTKCFTNTTVAFALLALHLGRTRDLSVRDGRRIIDGLRRLPEQISQIMKQEEEIKRLALHYAEARSMLFIGRVRGYPVAREASLKLKEVSYIHAEAYPASELKHGPLALIEPALPTVAVVPDDDLLEKNRAALEEIKARSGRILAVAHQDEPKADHTVVVPKNEDELDPILLGIPLQLLAYHTALALGRDIDKPRNLAKSVTVE
- the orn gene encoding oligoribonuclease; the encoded protein is MNDRMVWIDCEMTGLSLSDDALIEVAALVTDSELNVLGDGVDIVVRPPDRALETMPDVVREMHTASGLLTELADGTTLEDAQERVLAYVREHVKEPGKAPLCGNSVGTDRGFLLRDMPALESYLHYRIVDVSSIKELARRWYPRAYFNSPEKNGNHRALADIRESIAELRYYREAVFVPRPGPDSDTAKTIAARHVLPAS
- a CDS encoding phosphatase PAP2 family protein, which translates into the protein MRHTDIPDAEATARLRWWTELPLILVVYACYSVGRLLVRGDVSDAVDHGLAILRIEQALRLDAEHPLNRLFTREPWIGVPADFWYASLHYLVTPALLVWLFRSRRVRYRAARTWLMTSTFIGMIGFTALPTCPPRLLHERYGFVDTMAQYSSWGWWGSEASAPRGLGGMTNQYAAMPSLHVGWALWCGVILWRYGGTRATKVIAVVYPLVTTVVVMGTANHYFLDAVAGAGVMAVGLWLTPHVTRGVDRLRTRVAERAPDRPSTSITGPRPVAVTPSPIPVPRSGGEAEPPAVGRGCHTLARERIPRGREPGIPAEADAAPAGAGEGAAAPTR
- a CDS encoding universal stress protein, with the protein product MTGHEFFEPADRKRPLAEPGSGEPLAAEESRQACDPAFRHGVVVGFDGSRSSERALAYAVGMARRHAAGLIIVHVANRLPASVWAGCEPPVFVDVPDHRTEVLGLELACAEPLGEVPWILVERGGDICHELEQVGREYEADAIVVGCAHGLFARLFGSVAGRLAKRARRPVVVIP
- a CDS encoding helix-turn-helix domain-containing protein yields the protein MSHDATAAPEAAARKLSGRRRKEIVAVLLFSGGPIFESSIPLSVFGIDRQDAGVPRYRLLVCAGEDGPLRTTGGLELTAPQGLDAIARAGTVVVPAWRSITSPPPEEALDALRRAHEEGARIVGLCTGAFVLAAAGLLDGRPATTHWMYAPTLAKRYPSVHVDPRELFVDDGDVLTSAGTAAGIDLCLHIVRTDHGSEAAGALARRLVVPPRRSGGQERYLDRSLPEEIGADPLAEVVAWALEHLHEQFDVETLAARAYMSRRTFDRRFRSLTGSAPLQWLITQRVLQAQRLLETSDYSVDEVAGRCGFRSPVALRGHFRRQLGSSPAAYRAAYRARRPQGERPADLGAVSMASPRGTGPGEGPVPVTPPQPEPSVPFPPRRTAAPVGAPILSEHARDGYLPVRAGVPGQRGGM